A region from the Chrysoperla carnea chromosome 4, inChrCarn1.1, whole genome shotgun sequence genome encodes:
- the LOC123298371 gene encoding uncharacterized protein LOC123298371 isoform X1: MQSDAGGRYIHSVSDLCGADEIEFLLDDIRDLETVNYRAEDIQDFEIAGSQTGGAGALDSPLGTVHSWDSHANYRLRLDASPPVPLFSGVIVYCDHTHLLTSIGFIRLLLVVTSIACLGCLCSSGTVQVGLFMLPLAGRIRLMMFITIFSLLITSLLLFLDISHTIYLFPFNWGKLNAYLYVGIGLMYFISSTLIFHMVFLSDAFSWVPRWTKEHLLITGCLGFICCLESVIMSFIHKYQCRTYDPVVEDPPFTLQERANSPTNNTADNAQSPLVIYCPPAIPSTSRQNPSWTLDDVQPCSSRCTNPHRLA, from the exons ATGCAGTCAGACGCGGGGGGGCGATATATCCACTCCGTGTCCGATTTATGTGGTGCTGACGAAATTGAATTTCTACTTGACGATATTCGAGATTTGGAAACTGTTAACTATCGTGCAGAAGACATACAG GACTTCGAGATAGCAGGAAGTCAGACAGGTGGTGCGGGGGCGTTGGATTCGCCACTTGGGACGGTGCATTCGTGGGATTCACACGCAAATTATCGTCTGCGACTCGACGCCTCCCCCCCTGTGCCACTATTTTCTGGGGTGATTGTGTATTGTGATCATACTCACCTCCTAACATCTATTGGATTCATACGACTTTTACTAGTG gtAACTAGTATAGCGTGCCTTGGGTGTTTGTGCTCATCAGGAACAGTACAAGTAGGATTATTTATGTTACCCTTGGCAGGGCGTATTCGTTTAATGatgtttattacaatatttagtTTGTTAATTACATCATTACTTCTTTTTCTTGATATATcgcatacaatttatttattcccATTTAATTGGGGTAAATTG aaTGCATATCTTTATGTAGGTATTGGTCTAATGTATTTTATCTCATCAACGTTAATATTTCATATGGTATTTTTATCGGATGCTTTTTCATGGGTTCCTCGGTGGACAAAAGAACATCTTTTAATAACAGGa TGTTTAGGTTTCATTTGCTGTTTGGAATCAGTAATAATGTCATTTATTCACAAATATCAGTGTAGAACATATGATCCAGTAGTTGAAGATCCTCCATTTACGTTACAAGAACGAGCGAATTCACCTACAAATAATACTGCAGATAACGCTCAATCACCATTGGTAATATATTGCCCGCCAGCAATACCATCAACATCGCGACAAAATCCATCATGGACTTTAGATGATGTCCAACCGTGTTCATCCAGATGTACAAATCCTCATCGACTTGCATGA
- the LOC123298371 gene encoding uncharacterized protein LOC123298371 isoform X2 yields MTVDKKCCLLLQDFEIAGSQTGGAGALDSPLGTVHSWDSHANYRLRLDASPPVPLFSGVIVYCDHTHLLTSIGFIRLLLVVTSIACLGCLCSSGTVQVGLFMLPLAGRIRLMMFITIFSLLITSLLLFLDISHTIYLFPFNWGKLNAYLYVGIGLMYFISSTLIFHMVFLSDAFSWVPRWTKEHLLITGCLGFICCLESVIMSFIHKYQCRTYDPVVEDPPFTLQERANSPTNNTADNAQSPLVIYCPPAIPSTSRQNPSWTLDDVQPCSSRCTNPHRLA; encoded by the exons ATGACTGTAGATAAGAAGTGTTGCTTGTTGCTTCAGGACTTCGAGATAGCAGGAAGTCAGACAGGTGGTGCGGGGGCGTTGGATTCGCCACTTGGGACGGTGCATTCGTGGGATTCACACGCAAATTATCGTCTGCGACTCGACGCCTCCCCCCCTGTGCCACTATTTTCTGGGGTGATTGTGTATTGTGATCATACTCACCTCCTAACATCTATTGGATTCATACGACTTTTACTAGTG gtAACTAGTATAGCGTGCCTTGGGTGTTTGTGCTCATCAGGAACAGTACAAGTAGGATTATTTATGTTACCCTTGGCAGGGCGTATTCGTTTAATGatgtttattacaatatttagtTTGTTAATTACATCATTACTTCTTTTTCTTGATATATcgcatacaatttatttattcccATTTAATTGGGGTAAATTG aaTGCATATCTTTATGTAGGTATTGGTCTAATGTATTTTATCTCATCAACGTTAATATTTCATATGGTATTTTTATCGGATGCTTTTTCATGGGTTCCTCGGTGGACAAAAGAACATCTTTTAATAACAGGa TGTTTAGGTTTCATTTGCTGTTTGGAATCAGTAATAATGTCATTTATTCACAAATATCAGTGTAGAACATATGATCCAGTAGTTGAAGATCCTCCATTTACGTTACAAGAACGAGCGAATTCACCTACAAATAATACTGCAGATAACGCTCAATCACCATTGGTAATATATTGCCCGCCAGCAATACCATCAACATCGCGACAAAATCCATCATGGACTTTAGATGATGTCCAACCGTGTTCATCCAGATGTACAAATCCTCATCGACTTGCATGA